From Pan troglodytes isolate AG18354 chromosome 11, NHGRI_mPanTro3-v2.0_pri, whole genome shotgun sequence, the proteins below share one genomic window:
- the SH2D3C gene encoding SH2 domain-containing protein 3C isoform X4 produces MTERCSLWSALSAAACCFYRGSFVQVQFSKEKYILDSSPEKLHKELEEELKLSSTDLRSHAWYHGRIPREVSETLVQRNGDFLIRDSLTSLGDYVLTCRWRNQALHFKINKVVVKAGESYTHIQYLFEQESFDHVPALVRYHVGSRKAVSEQSGAIIYCPVNRTFPLRYLEASYGLGQGSSKPASPVSPSGPKGSHMKRRSVTMTDGLTADKVTRSDGCPTSTSLPRPRDSIRSCALSMDQIPDLHSPMSPISESPSSPAYSTVTRVHAAPAAPSATALPASPVARRSSEPQLCPGSAPKTHGESDKGPHTSPSHTLGKASPSPSLSSYSDPDSGHYCQLQPPVRGSREWAATETSSQQARSYGEKLKELSENGAPEGDWGKTFTVPIVEVTSSFNPATFQSLLIPRDNRPLEVGLLRKVKELLAEVDARTLARHVTKVDCLVARILGVTKEMQTLMGVRWGMELLTLPHGRQLRLDLLERFHTMSIMLAVDILGCTGSAEERAALLHKTIQLAAELRGTMGNMFSFAAVMGALDMAQQGSRVAPAGPLPGWSLTVWPPQISRLEQTWVTLRQRHTEGAILYEKKLKPFLKSLNEGKEGPPLSNTTFPHVLPLITLLECDSAPPEGPEPWGSTEHGVEVVLAHLEAARTVAHHGGLYHTNAEVKLQGFQARPELLEVFSTEFQMRLLWGSQGASSSQARRYEKFDKVLTALSHKLEPAVRSSEL; encoded by the exons ATGACCGAGCGGTGCAGCCTGTGGAGCGCCCTGTCGGCCGCCGCCTGCTGCTTCTACCGCGGCTCCTTCGTGCAGGTGCAG TTCTCCAAGGAGAAGTACATCCTGGACTCATCGCCAGAGAAACTCCACAAGGAATTGGAGGAGGAGCTCAAACTCAGCAGCACGGATCTCCGCAGCCATGCCTGGTACCACGGCCGCATCCCCCGAGAG GTCTCGGAGACCTTGGTACAACGCAATGGCGACTTCCTCATCCGGGACTCActcaccagcctgggcgactatgTGCTCACGTGCCGCTGGCGCAACCAGGCCTTGCACTTCAAGATCAACAAGGTGGTGGTGAAGGCAGGCGAGAGCTACACACACATCCAGTACCTGTTTGAGCAGGAGAGCTTCGACCACGTGCCCGCCCTCGTGCGCTATCATGTGGGCAGCCGCAAGGCTGTGTCAGAGCAGAGTGGTGCCATCATCTACTGCCCGGTGAACCGCACCTTCCCACTGCGCTACCTCGAGGCCAGCTATGGCCTGGGACAGGGGAGTAGCAAGCCTGCCAGCCCTGTCAGCCCCTCAGGCCCCAAGGGAAGCCACATGAAGCGGCGCAGCGTCACCATGACCGATGGGCTCACTGCCGACAAGGTCACCCGCAGCGATGGCTGCCCCACCAG TACGTCGCTGCCCCGCCCTCGGGACTCCATCCGCAGCTGTGCCCTCAGCATGGACCAGATCCCAGACCTGCACTCGCCCATGTCGCCCATCTCCGAGAGCCCTAGCTCCCCCGCCTACAGCACTG TAACCCGCGTCCATGCCGCCCCTGCAGCCCCTTCTGCCACAGCATTGCCTGCCTCCCCTGTCGCCCGCCGTTCCAGTGAGCCCCAGCTGTGTCCCGGAAGTGCCCCAAAGACCCATGGGGAGTCAGACAAGGGCCCCCACACCAGCCCCTCCCACACCCTTGGCAAGGCCTCCCCGTCACCATCACTCAGCAGCTACAGTGACCCGGACTCTGGCCACTACTGCCAGCTCCAGCCTCCTGTGCGTGGCAGCCGAGAGTGGGCAGCGACTGAGACCTCCAGCCAGCAGGCCAGGAGCTATGGGGAGAAGCTAAAGGAACTGTCAGAAAATGGGGCCCCTGAAGGGGACTGGGGCAAGACCTTCACAGTCCCCATCGTGGAAGTCACTTCTTCCTTCAACCCGGCCACCTTCCAGTCACTACTGATCCCCAGGGATAACCGGCCACTGGAGGTGGGCCTTCTGCGCAAGGTCAAGGAGCTGCTGGCAGAAGTGGATGCCCGGACGCTGGCCCGGCATGTCACCAAGGTGGACTGCCTG GTTGCTAGGATACTGGGCGTTACCAAGGAGATGCAGACCCTAATGGGAGTCCGCTGGGGCATGGAACTGCTCACCCTCCCCCATGGCCGGCAGCTACGCCTAGACCTGCTGGAAAG GTTCCACACCATGTCCATCATGCTGGCCGTGGACATCCTGGGCTGCACCGGCTCTGCGGAGGAGCGGGCAGCGCTGCTGCACAAGACCATTCAGCTGGCGGCCGAGCTGCGGGGGACTATGGGCAACATGTTTAGCTTCGCGGCGGTCATGGGTGCCCTGGACATGGCCCAG CAGGGCAGCAGGGTGGCCCCTGCAGGCCCTCTGCCTGGCTGGTCTCTCACAGTTTGGCCTCCCCAGATTTCTCGGCTGGAGCAGACATGGGTGACCCTGCGGCAGCGACACACAGAGGGTGCCATCCTGTACGAGAAGAAGCTCAAGCCTTTTCTCAAGAGCCTCAACGAGGGCAAAG AAGGCCCGCCGCTGAGCAACACCACGTTTCCTCATGTGCTGCCCCTCATCACCCTGCTGGAGTGTGACTCGGCCCCACCAGAGGGCCCTGAGCCCTGGGGCAGCACGGAGCACGGCGTGGAGGTGGTGCTGGCTCACCTGGAGGCCGCCCGCACAGTGGCACACCACGGAGGCCTGTACCACACCAATGCTGAAGTCAAGCTGCAGG GGTTCCAGGCCCGGCCGGAGCTCCTGGAGGTGTTCAGCACGGAGTTCCAGATGCGCCTCCTCTGGGGCAGTCAGGGTGCCAGCAGCAGCCAGGCCCGGCGCTATGAGAAGTTCGACAAGGTCCTCACTGCCCTGTCCCACAAGCTGGAACCTGCTGTCCGCTCCAGCGAGCTGTGA
- the SH2D3C gene encoding SH2 domain-containing protein 3C isoform X5 → MTERCSLWSALSAAACCFYRGSFVQFSKEKYILDSSPEKLHKELEEELKLSSTDLRSHAWYHGRIPREVSETLVQRNGDFLIRDSLTSLGDYVLTCRWRNQALHFKINKVVVKAGESYTHIQYLFEQESFDHVPALVRYHVGSRKAVSEQSGAIIYCPVNRTFPLRYLEASYGLGQGSSKPASPVSPSGPKGSHMKRRSVTMTDGLTADKVTRSDGCPTSTSLPRPRDSIRSCALSMDQIPDLHSPMSPISESPSSPAYSTVTRVHAAPAAPSATALPASPVARRSSEPQLCPGSAPKTHGESDKGPHTSPSHTLGKASPSPSLSSYSDPDSGHYCQLQPPVRGSREWAATETSSQQARSYGEKLKELSENGAPEGDWGKTFTVPIVEVTSSFNPATFQSLLIPRDNRPLEVGLLRKVKELLAEVDARTLARHVTKVDCLVARILGVTKEMQTLMGVRWGMELLTLPHGRQLRLDLLERFHTMSIMLAVDILGCTGSAEERAALLHKTIQLAAELRGTMGNMFSFAAVMGALDMAQQGSRVAPAGPLPGWSLTVWPPQISRLEQTWVTLRQRHTEGAILYEKKLKPFLKSLNEGKEGPPLSNTTFPHVLPLITLLECDSAPPEGPEPWGSTEHGVEVVLAHLEAARTVAHHGGLYHTNAEVKLQGFQARPELLEVFSTEFQMRLLWGSQGASSSQARRYEKFDKVLTALSHKLEPAVRSSEL, encoded by the exons ATGACCGAGCGGTGCAGCCTGTGGAGCGCCCTGTCGGCCGCCGCCTGCTGCTTCTACCGCGGCTCCTTCGTGCAG TTCTCCAAGGAGAAGTACATCCTGGACTCATCGCCAGAGAAACTCCACAAGGAATTGGAGGAGGAGCTCAAACTCAGCAGCACGGATCTCCGCAGCCATGCCTGGTACCACGGCCGCATCCCCCGAGAG GTCTCGGAGACCTTGGTACAACGCAATGGCGACTTCCTCATCCGGGACTCActcaccagcctgggcgactatgTGCTCACGTGCCGCTGGCGCAACCAGGCCTTGCACTTCAAGATCAACAAGGTGGTGGTGAAGGCAGGCGAGAGCTACACACACATCCAGTACCTGTTTGAGCAGGAGAGCTTCGACCACGTGCCCGCCCTCGTGCGCTATCATGTGGGCAGCCGCAAGGCTGTGTCAGAGCAGAGTGGTGCCATCATCTACTGCCCGGTGAACCGCACCTTCCCACTGCGCTACCTCGAGGCCAGCTATGGCCTGGGACAGGGGAGTAGCAAGCCTGCCAGCCCTGTCAGCCCCTCAGGCCCCAAGGGAAGCCACATGAAGCGGCGCAGCGTCACCATGACCGATGGGCTCACTGCCGACAAGGTCACCCGCAGCGATGGCTGCCCCACCAG TACGTCGCTGCCCCGCCCTCGGGACTCCATCCGCAGCTGTGCCCTCAGCATGGACCAGATCCCAGACCTGCACTCGCCCATGTCGCCCATCTCCGAGAGCCCTAGCTCCCCCGCCTACAGCACTG TAACCCGCGTCCATGCCGCCCCTGCAGCCCCTTCTGCCACAGCATTGCCTGCCTCCCCTGTCGCCCGCCGTTCCAGTGAGCCCCAGCTGTGTCCCGGAAGTGCCCCAAAGACCCATGGGGAGTCAGACAAGGGCCCCCACACCAGCCCCTCCCACACCCTTGGCAAGGCCTCCCCGTCACCATCACTCAGCAGCTACAGTGACCCGGACTCTGGCCACTACTGCCAGCTCCAGCCTCCTGTGCGTGGCAGCCGAGAGTGGGCAGCGACTGAGACCTCCAGCCAGCAGGCCAGGAGCTATGGGGAGAAGCTAAAGGAACTGTCAGAAAATGGGGCCCCTGAAGGGGACTGGGGCAAGACCTTCACAGTCCCCATCGTGGAAGTCACTTCTTCCTTCAACCCGGCCACCTTCCAGTCACTACTGATCCCCAGGGATAACCGGCCACTGGAGGTGGGCCTTCTGCGCAAGGTCAAGGAGCTGCTGGCAGAAGTGGATGCCCGGACGCTGGCCCGGCATGTCACCAAGGTGGACTGCCTG GTTGCTAGGATACTGGGCGTTACCAAGGAGATGCAGACCCTAATGGGAGTCCGCTGGGGCATGGAACTGCTCACCCTCCCCCATGGCCGGCAGCTACGCCTAGACCTGCTGGAAAG GTTCCACACCATGTCCATCATGCTGGCCGTGGACATCCTGGGCTGCACCGGCTCTGCGGAGGAGCGGGCAGCGCTGCTGCACAAGACCATTCAGCTGGCGGCCGAGCTGCGGGGGACTATGGGCAACATGTTTAGCTTCGCGGCGGTCATGGGTGCCCTGGACATGGCCCAG CAGGGCAGCAGGGTGGCCCCTGCAGGCCCTCTGCCTGGCTGGTCTCTCACAGTTTGGCCTCCCCAGATTTCTCGGCTGGAGCAGACATGGGTGACCCTGCGGCAGCGACACACAGAGGGTGCCATCCTGTACGAGAAGAAGCTCAAGCCTTTTCTCAAGAGCCTCAACGAGGGCAAAG AAGGCCCGCCGCTGAGCAACACCACGTTTCCTCATGTGCTGCCCCTCATCACCCTGCTGGAGTGTGACTCGGCCCCACCAGAGGGCCCTGAGCCCTGGGGCAGCACGGAGCACGGCGTGGAGGTGGTGCTGGCTCACCTGGAGGCCGCCCGCACAGTGGCACACCACGGAGGCCTGTACCACACCAATGCTGAAGTCAAGCTGCAGG GGTTCCAGGCCCGGCCGGAGCTCCTGGAGGTGTTCAGCACGGAGTTCCAGATGCGCCTCCTCTGGGGCAGTCAGGGTGCCAGCAGCAGCCAGGCCCGGCGCTATGAGAAGTTCGACAAGGTCCTCACTGCCCTGTCCCACAAGCTGGAACCTGCTGTCCGCTCCAGCGAGCTGTGA
- the SH2D3C gene encoding SH2 domain-containing protein 3C isoform X10, with translation MTERCSLWSALSAAACCFYRGSFVQVQFSKEKYILDSSPEKLHKELEEELKLSSTDLRSHAWYHGRIPREVSETLVQRNGDFLIRDSLTSLGDYVLTCRWRNQALHFKINKVVVKAGESYTHIQYLFEQESFDHVPALVRYHVGSRKAVSEQSGAIIYCPVNRTFPLRYLEASYGLGQGSSKPASPVSPSGPKGSHMKRRSVTMTDGLTADKVTRSDGCPTSTSLPRPRDSIRSCALSMDQIPDLHSPMSPISESPSSPAYSTVTRVHAAPAAPSATALPASPVARRSSEPQLCPGSAPKTHGESDKGPHTSPSHTLGKASPSPSLSSYSDPDSGHYCQLQPPVRGSREWAATETSSQQARSYGEKLKELSENGAPEGDWGKTFTVPIVEVTSSFNPATFQSLLIPRDNRPLEVGLLRKVKELLAEVDARTLARHVTKVDCLVARILGVTKEMQTLMGVRWGMELLTLPHGRQLRLDLLERFHTMSIMLAVDILGCTGSAEERAALLHKTIQLAAELRGTMGNMFSFAAVMGALDMAQISRLEQTWVTLRQRHTEGAILYEKKLKPFLKSLNEGKEGPPLSNTTFPHVLPLITLLECDSAPPEGPEPWGSTEHGVEVVLAHLEAARTVAHHGGLYHTNAEVKLQGFQARPELLEVFSTEFQMRLLWGSQGASSSQARRYEKFDKVLTALSHKLEPAVRSSEL, from the exons ATGACCGAGCGGTGCAGCCTGTGGAGCGCCCTGTCGGCCGCCGCCTGCTGCTTCTACCGCGGCTCCTTCGTGCAGGTGCAG TTCTCCAAGGAGAAGTACATCCTGGACTCATCGCCAGAGAAACTCCACAAGGAATTGGAGGAGGAGCTCAAACTCAGCAGCACGGATCTCCGCAGCCATGCCTGGTACCACGGCCGCATCCCCCGAGAG GTCTCGGAGACCTTGGTACAACGCAATGGCGACTTCCTCATCCGGGACTCActcaccagcctgggcgactatgTGCTCACGTGCCGCTGGCGCAACCAGGCCTTGCACTTCAAGATCAACAAGGTGGTGGTGAAGGCAGGCGAGAGCTACACACACATCCAGTACCTGTTTGAGCAGGAGAGCTTCGACCACGTGCCCGCCCTCGTGCGCTATCATGTGGGCAGCCGCAAGGCTGTGTCAGAGCAGAGTGGTGCCATCATCTACTGCCCGGTGAACCGCACCTTCCCACTGCGCTACCTCGAGGCCAGCTATGGCCTGGGACAGGGGAGTAGCAAGCCTGCCAGCCCTGTCAGCCCCTCAGGCCCCAAGGGAAGCCACATGAAGCGGCGCAGCGTCACCATGACCGATGGGCTCACTGCCGACAAGGTCACCCGCAGCGATGGCTGCCCCACCAG TACGTCGCTGCCCCGCCCTCGGGACTCCATCCGCAGCTGTGCCCTCAGCATGGACCAGATCCCAGACCTGCACTCGCCCATGTCGCCCATCTCCGAGAGCCCTAGCTCCCCCGCCTACAGCACTG TAACCCGCGTCCATGCCGCCCCTGCAGCCCCTTCTGCCACAGCATTGCCTGCCTCCCCTGTCGCCCGCCGTTCCAGTGAGCCCCAGCTGTGTCCCGGAAGTGCCCCAAAGACCCATGGGGAGTCAGACAAGGGCCCCCACACCAGCCCCTCCCACACCCTTGGCAAGGCCTCCCCGTCACCATCACTCAGCAGCTACAGTGACCCGGACTCTGGCCACTACTGCCAGCTCCAGCCTCCTGTGCGTGGCAGCCGAGAGTGGGCAGCGACTGAGACCTCCAGCCAGCAGGCCAGGAGCTATGGGGAGAAGCTAAAGGAACTGTCAGAAAATGGGGCCCCTGAAGGGGACTGGGGCAAGACCTTCACAGTCCCCATCGTGGAAGTCACTTCTTCCTTCAACCCGGCCACCTTCCAGTCACTACTGATCCCCAGGGATAACCGGCCACTGGAGGTGGGCCTTCTGCGCAAGGTCAAGGAGCTGCTGGCAGAAGTGGATGCCCGGACGCTGGCCCGGCATGTCACCAAGGTGGACTGCCTG GTTGCTAGGATACTGGGCGTTACCAAGGAGATGCAGACCCTAATGGGAGTCCGCTGGGGCATGGAACTGCTCACCCTCCCCCATGGCCGGCAGCTACGCCTAGACCTGCTGGAAAG GTTCCACACCATGTCCATCATGCTGGCCGTGGACATCCTGGGCTGCACCGGCTCTGCGGAGGAGCGGGCAGCGCTGCTGCACAAGACCATTCAGCTGGCGGCCGAGCTGCGGGGGACTATGGGCAACATGTTTAGCTTCGCGGCGGTCATGGGTGCCCTGGACATGGCCCAG ATTTCTCGGCTGGAGCAGACATGGGTGACCCTGCGGCAGCGACACACAGAGGGTGCCATCCTGTACGAGAAGAAGCTCAAGCCTTTTCTCAAGAGCCTCAACGAGGGCAAAG AAGGCCCGCCGCTGAGCAACACCACGTTTCCTCATGTGCTGCCCCTCATCACCCTGCTGGAGTGTGACTCGGCCCCACCAGAGGGCCCTGAGCCCTGGGGCAGCACGGAGCACGGCGTGGAGGTGGTGCTGGCTCACCTGGAGGCCGCCCGCACAGTGGCACACCACGGAGGCCTGTACCACACCAATGCTGAAGTCAAGCTGCAGG GGTTCCAGGCCCGGCCGGAGCTCCTGGAGGTGTTCAGCACGGAGTTCCAGATGCGCCTCCTCTGGGGCAGTCAGGGTGCCAGCAGCAGCCAGGCCCGGCGCTATGAGAAGTTCGACAAGGTCCTCACTGCCCTGTCCCACAAGCTGGAACCTGCTGTCCGCTCCAGCGAGCTGTGA
- the SH2D3C gene encoding SH2 domain-containing protein 3C isoform X11, with protein MTERCSLWSALSAAACCFYRGSFVQFSKEKYILDSSPEKLHKELEEELKLSSTDLRSHAWYHGRIPREVSETLVQRNGDFLIRDSLTSLGDYVLTCRWRNQALHFKINKVVVKAGESYTHIQYLFEQESFDHVPALVRYHVGSRKAVSEQSGAIIYCPVNRTFPLRYLEASYGLGQGSSKPASPVSPSGPKGSHMKRRSVTMTDGLTADKVTRSDGCPTSTSLPRPRDSIRSCALSMDQIPDLHSPMSPISESPSSPAYSTVTRVHAAPAAPSATALPASPVARRSSEPQLCPGSAPKTHGESDKGPHTSPSHTLGKASPSPSLSSYSDPDSGHYCQLQPPVRGSREWAATETSSQQARSYGEKLKELSENGAPEGDWGKTFTVPIVEVTSSFNPATFQSLLIPRDNRPLEVGLLRKVKELLAEVDARTLARHVTKVDCLVARILGVTKEMQTLMGVRWGMELLTLPHGRQLRLDLLERFHTMSIMLAVDILGCTGSAEERAALLHKTIQLAAELRGTMGNMFSFAAVMGALDMAQISRLEQTWVTLRQRHTEGAILYEKKLKPFLKSLNEGKEGPPLSNTTFPHVLPLITLLECDSAPPEGPEPWGSTEHGVEVVLAHLEAARTVAHHGGLYHTNAEVKLQGFQARPELLEVFSTEFQMRLLWGSQGASSSQARRYEKFDKVLTALSHKLEPAVRSSEL; from the exons ATGACCGAGCGGTGCAGCCTGTGGAGCGCCCTGTCGGCCGCCGCCTGCTGCTTCTACCGCGGCTCCTTCGTGCAG TTCTCCAAGGAGAAGTACATCCTGGACTCATCGCCAGAGAAACTCCACAAGGAATTGGAGGAGGAGCTCAAACTCAGCAGCACGGATCTCCGCAGCCATGCCTGGTACCACGGCCGCATCCCCCGAGAG GTCTCGGAGACCTTGGTACAACGCAATGGCGACTTCCTCATCCGGGACTCActcaccagcctgggcgactatgTGCTCACGTGCCGCTGGCGCAACCAGGCCTTGCACTTCAAGATCAACAAGGTGGTGGTGAAGGCAGGCGAGAGCTACACACACATCCAGTACCTGTTTGAGCAGGAGAGCTTCGACCACGTGCCCGCCCTCGTGCGCTATCATGTGGGCAGCCGCAAGGCTGTGTCAGAGCAGAGTGGTGCCATCATCTACTGCCCGGTGAACCGCACCTTCCCACTGCGCTACCTCGAGGCCAGCTATGGCCTGGGACAGGGGAGTAGCAAGCCTGCCAGCCCTGTCAGCCCCTCAGGCCCCAAGGGAAGCCACATGAAGCGGCGCAGCGTCACCATGACCGATGGGCTCACTGCCGACAAGGTCACCCGCAGCGATGGCTGCCCCACCAG TACGTCGCTGCCCCGCCCTCGGGACTCCATCCGCAGCTGTGCCCTCAGCATGGACCAGATCCCAGACCTGCACTCGCCCATGTCGCCCATCTCCGAGAGCCCTAGCTCCCCCGCCTACAGCACTG TAACCCGCGTCCATGCCGCCCCTGCAGCCCCTTCTGCCACAGCATTGCCTGCCTCCCCTGTCGCCCGCCGTTCCAGTGAGCCCCAGCTGTGTCCCGGAAGTGCCCCAAAGACCCATGGGGAGTCAGACAAGGGCCCCCACACCAGCCCCTCCCACACCCTTGGCAAGGCCTCCCCGTCACCATCACTCAGCAGCTACAGTGACCCGGACTCTGGCCACTACTGCCAGCTCCAGCCTCCTGTGCGTGGCAGCCGAGAGTGGGCAGCGACTGAGACCTCCAGCCAGCAGGCCAGGAGCTATGGGGAGAAGCTAAAGGAACTGTCAGAAAATGGGGCCCCTGAAGGGGACTGGGGCAAGACCTTCACAGTCCCCATCGTGGAAGTCACTTCTTCCTTCAACCCGGCCACCTTCCAGTCACTACTGATCCCCAGGGATAACCGGCCACTGGAGGTGGGCCTTCTGCGCAAGGTCAAGGAGCTGCTGGCAGAAGTGGATGCCCGGACGCTGGCCCGGCATGTCACCAAGGTGGACTGCCTG GTTGCTAGGATACTGGGCGTTACCAAGGAGATGCAGACCCTAATGGGAGTCCGCTGGGGCATGGAACTGCTCACCCTCCCCCATGGCCGGCAGCTACGCCTAGACCTGCTGGAAAG GTTCCACACCATGTCCATCATGCTGGCCGTGGACATCCTGGGCTGCACCGGCTCTGCGGAGGAGCGGGCAGCGCTGCTGCACAAGACCATTCAGCTGGCGGCCGAGCTGCGGGGGACTATGGGCAACATGTTTAGCTTCGCGGCGGTCATGGGTGCCCTGGACATGGCCCAG ATTTCTCGGCTGGAGCAGACATGGGTGACCCTGCGGCAGCGACACACAGAGGGTGCCATCCTGTACGAGAAGAAGCTCAAGCCTTTTCTCAAGAGCCTCAACGAGGGCAAAG AAGGCCCGCCGCTGAGCAACACCACGTTTCCTCATGTGCTGCCCCTCATCACCCTGCTGGAGTGTGACTCGGCCCCACCAGAGGGCCCTGAGCCCTGGGGCAGCACGGAGCACGGCGTGGAGGTGGTGCTGGCTCACCTGGAGGCCGCCCGCACAGTGGCACACCACGGAGGCCTGTACCACACCAATGCTGAAGTCAAGCTGCAGG GGTTCCAGGCCCGGCCGGAGCTCCTGGAGGTGTTCAGCACGGAGTTCCAGATGCGCCTCCTCTGGGGCAGTCAGGGTGCCAGCAGCAGCCAGGCCCGGCGCTATGAGAAGTTCGACAAGGTCCTCACTGCCCTGTCCCACAAGCTGGAACCTGCTGTCCGCTCCAGCGAGCTGTGA
- the SH2D3C gene encoding SH2 domain-containing protein 3C isoform X15, which yields MPGARVSPSPAGRAVQDGAAAFSKEKYILDSSPEKLHKELEEELKLSSTDLRSHAWYHGRIPREVSETLVQRNGDFLIRDSLTSLGDYVLTCRWRNQALHFKINKVVVKAGESYTHIQYLFEQESFDHVPALVRYHVGSRKAVSEQSGAIIYCPVNRTFPLRYLEASYGLGQGSSKPASPVSPSGPKGSHMKRRSVTMTDGLTADKVTRSDGCPTSTSLPRPRDSIRSCALSMDQIPDLHSPMSPISESPSSPAYSTVTRVHAAPAAPSATALPASPVARRSSEPQLCPGSAPKTHGESDKGPHTSPSHTLGKASPSPSLSSYSDPDSGHYCQLQPPVRGSREWAATETSSQQARSYGEKLKELSENGAPEGDWGKTFTVPIVEVTSSFNPATFQSLLIPRDNRPLEVGLLRKVKELLAEVDARTLARHVTKVDCLVARILGVTKEMQTLMGVRWGMELLTLPHGRQLRLDLLERFHTMSIMLAVDILGCTGSAEERAALLHKTIQLAAELRGTMGNMFSFAAVMGALDMAQQGSRVAPAGPLPGWSLTVWPPQISRLEQTWVTLRQRHTEGAILYEKKLKPFLKSLNEGKEGPPLSNTTFPHVLPLITLLECDSAPPEGPEPWGSTEHGVEVVLAHLEAARTVAHHGGLYHTNAEVKLQGFQARPELLEVFSTEFQMRLLWGSQGASSSQARRYEKFDKVLTALSHKLEPAVRSSEL from the exons ATGCCTGGGGCGCGGGTCTCTCCCAGCCCAGCTGGCCGGGCAGTGCAGGACGGCGCCGCGGCG TTCTCCAAGGAGAAGTACATCCTGGACTCATCGCCAGAGAAACTCCACAAGGAATTGGAGGAGGAGCTCAAACTCAGCAGCACGGATCTCCGCAGCCATGCCTGGTACCACGGCCGCATCCCCCGAGAG GTCTCGGAGACCTTGGTACAACGCAATGGCGACTTCCTCATCCGGGACTCActcaccagcctgggcgactatgTGCTCACGTGCCGCTGGCGCAACCAGGCCTTGCACTTCAAGATCAACAAGGTGGTGGTGAAGGCAGGCGAGAGCTACACACACATCCAGTACCTGTTTGAGCAGGAGAGCTTCGACCACGTGCCCGCCCTCGTGCGCTATCATGTGGGCAGCCGCAAGGCTGTGTCAGAGCAGAGTGGTGCCATCATCTACTGCCCGGTGAACCGCACCTTCCCACTGCGCTACCTCGAGGCCAGCTATGGCCTGGGACAGGGGAGTAGCAAGCCTGCCAGCCCTGTCAGCCCCTCAGGCCCCAAGGGAAGCCACATGAAGCGGCGCAGCGTCACCATGACCGATGGGCTCACTGCCGACAAGGTCACCCGCAGCGATGGCTGCCCCACCAG TACGTCGCTGCCCCGCCCTCGGGACTCCATCCGCAGCTGTGCCCTCAGCATGGACCAGATCCCAGACCTGCACTCGCCCATGTCGCCCATCTCCGAGAGCCCTAGCTCCCCCGCCTACAGCACTG TAACCCGCGTCCATGCCGCCCCTGCAGCCCCTTCTGCCACAGCATTGCCTGCCTCCCCTGTCGCCCGCCGTTCCAGTGAGCCCCAGCTGTGTCCCGGAAGTGCCCCAAAGACCCATGGGGAGTCAGACAAGGGCCCCCACACCAGCCCCTCCCACACCCTTGGCAAGGCCTCCCCGTCACCATCACTCAGCAGCTACAGTGACCCGGACTCTGGCCACTACTGCCAGCTCCAGCCTCCTGTGCGTGGCAGCCGAGAGTGGGCAGCGACTGAGACCTCCAGCCAGCAGGCCAGGAGCTATGGGGAGAAGCTAAAGGAACTGTCAGAAAATGGGGCCCCTGAAGGGGACTGGGGCAAGACCTTCACAGTCCCCATCGTGGAAGTCACTTCTTCCTTCAACCCGGCCACCTTCCAGTCACTACTGATCCCCAGGGATAACCGGCCACTGGAGGTGGGCCTTCTGCGCAAGGTCAAGGAGCTGCTGGCAGAAGTGGATGCCCGGACGCTGGCCCGGCATGTCACCAAGGTGGACTGCCTG GTTGCTAGGATACTGGGCGTTACCAAGGAGATGCAGACCCTAATGGGAGTCCGCTGGGGCATGGAACTGCTCACCCTCCCCCATGGCCGGCAGCTACGCCTAGACCTGCTGGAAAG GTTCCACACCATGTCCATCATGCTGGCCGTGGACATCCTGGGCTGCACCGGCTCTGCGGAGGAGCGGGCAGCGCTGCTGCACAAGACCATTCAGCTGGCGGCCGAGCTGCGGGGGACTATGGGCAACATGTTTAGCTTCGCGGCGGTCATGGGTGCCCTGGACATGGCCCAG CAGGGCAGCAGGGTGGCCCCTGCAGGCCCTCTGCCTGGCTGGTCTCTCACAGTTTGGCCTCCCCAGATTTCTCGGCTGGAGCAGACATGGGTGACCCTGCGGCAGCGACACACAGAGGGTGCCATCCTGTACGAGAAGAAGCTCAAGCCTTTTCTCAAGAGCCTCAACGAGGGCAAAG AAGGCCCGCCGCTGAGCAACACCACGTTTCCTCATGTGCTGCCCCTCATCACCCTGCTGGAGTGTGACTCGGCCCCACCAGAGGGCCCTGAGCCCTGGGGCAGCACGGAGCACGGCGTGGAGGTGGTGCTGGCTCACCTGGAGGCCGCCCGCACAGTGGCACACCACGGAGGCCTGTACCACACCAATGCTGAAGTCAAGCTGCAGG GGTTCCAGGCCCGGCCGGAGCTCCTGGAGGTGTTCAGCACGGAGTTCCAGATGCGCCTCCTCTGGGGCAGTCAGGGTGCCAGCAGCAGCCAGGCCCGGCGCTATGAGAAGTTCGACAAGGTCCTCACTGCCCTGTCCCACAAGCTGGAACCTGCTGTCCGCTCCAGCGAGCTGTGA